One Deinococcus radiopugnans ATCC 19172 DNA segment encodes these proteins:
- a CDS encoding oligosaccharide flippase family protein, whose protein sequence is MGHSSIPAVRQAGLGSNTAWMLLGLAARFTLQLISFVLLARSLGAAAFGAFSGALALSTLLSPVVELGGYSMIVRDLSRGVVARLALGRALYAMIFNVLPGLGLLAVIKWLALPTVPWQVALCVGAAELIGARWLSLVSAVHVGQGMLWRNAVLEVVSGATRLLLVVALTATPSLSLWAWLYLLQSVLIGAAALSWTIMSYGRPSVGRVDLRERFQEGLHFAVGTSAQNAYTDVDKIMLPRLAGLEAVGIYTGAFRFVVVAFLPLNAFLGALYPRFFEAGQYGYSAARQVAWRALPITAAYGLLACTGLWLAAPLLPRLLGPGFGESVQALRALSVLLLVQSLYFPFADALTGSGLQRVRTAGQVGSLICNIGLNLVLIPRLGWLGAVYSSITTQVMLLFIWGGYYGVRSPKQ, encoded by the coding sequence ATGGGACATAGCTCTATCCCGGCTGTGCGGCAGGCGGGATTGGGCAGCAATACGGCGTGGATGTTGCTGGGGCTGGCGGCGCGCTTTACGCTACAGTTGATTTCCTTCGTCCTCTTGGCCCGTTCCCTCGGCGCCGCAGCTTTTGGCGCCTTTTCCGGTGCTCTGGCCCTGTCTACTCTACTCTCTCCTGTCGTGGAGTTGGGGGGCTACAGCATGATTGTGCGGGACCTCAGCCGGGGTGTGGTGGCGCGCCTGGCCCTGGGGCGCGCATTGTATGCGATGATCTTCAACGTTCTGCCGGGTTTAGGCTTGCTGGCCGTCATCAAGTGGCTGGCCCTTCCAACAGTGCCTTGGCAGGTGGCGCTGTGTGTGGGGGCAGCAGAACTCATAGGTGCGCGCTGGTTGTCCCTGGTGAGTGCCGTTCACGTGGGGCAGGGCATGCTATGGCGCAATGCGGTTCTCGAAGTGGTGTCGGGGGCGACTCGCCTCCTGCTGGTGGTGGCCCTGACGGCCACACCCTCACTCTCTTTGTGGGCCTGGTTGTACCTGCTGCAGAGTGTGCTGATCGGTGCAGCAGCCCTGAGTTGGACCATCATGAGCTACGGCCGGCCTAGCGTTGGCCGCGTCGATCTTCGGGAGCGTTTTCAGGAAGGACTGCACTTTGCTGTCGGAACTTCAGCCCAGAATGCCTATACTGACGTTGATAAAATTATGTTGCCGCGTCTGGCAGGGCTGGAAGCGGTGGGGATCTATACCGGGGCTTTCCGCTTTGTGGTGGTCGCGTTTCTGCCACTCAACGCATTTCTCGGAGCGCTCTATCCCCGGTTTTTCGAGGCTGGACAGTATGGTTATTCGGCCGCCCGACAGGTGGCGTGGCGGGCGCTGCCCATCACGGCAGCCTATGGCCTCCTGGCCTGTACCGGTTTATGGCTGGCTGCGCCCCTGTTGCCGCGTTTATTGGGACCAGGCTTCGGAGAGTCGGTACAGGCGCTGCGTGCCCTGTCTGTCCTGTTATTGGTACAGAGCCTTTACTTCCCCTTCGCCGACGCCCTGACAGGAAGCGGATTACAGCGCGTCCGGACGGCTGGGCAGGTGGGCAGCCTGATCTGCAATATAGGCCTGAATCTTGTGCTGATTCCTCGTCTGGGTTGGTTGGGGGCGGTATATAGCAGTATCACGACGCAAGTCATGCTGTTGTTCATCTGGGGAGGGTATTACGGTGTTCGATCACCAAAACAGTGA
- the wbaP gene encoding undecaprenyl-phosphate galactose phosphotransferase WbaP — protein MGVRMSSGAAPLRTAGRAASTRLAGLPQAAALLLGDVLSALLALALASWLLVLLGRPPLRPEEPLIWMGLWIAWRAHQGLYPGYGRSPQTELRLHTVGTVQVALAQLAAAFATHRLAPSVTGLILLWASLLVLALIFRYGVRALLVHWGQYGRDISVIGAGRTAALTIAHLRAHPTYGLRPVATYDDNPVLHGTGVHGVPVVGPIALALTDPLTEQALITIPGARAEIQRQLVNSIYAAFPITWVVPDLFGVPNQALQPHNIGTVASLEIRNNLRSGRARLTKGMIDVLAACILTALLLPCLLVIVVAIKLDSPGPAVYRARRLGHGGRPFNCYKFRSMHSDAETKLRDVLANCTDLKAEFDATHKLKDDPRVTRVGAFLRRTSLDELPQLFNVLRGEMSLVGPRPIVQAEIVKYGAVYGIYKQVRPGMTGYWQVNGRSDTTYDERVGMDQFYVTNWSPWLDLLLMIQTVRVVVVGKGAY, from the coding sequence ATGGGCGTGCGGATGTCCAGTGGGGCCGCGCCTCTGCGGACGGCGGGTCGGGCCGCCTCAACCCGGCTGGCTGGACTGCCCCAGGCGGCGGCGCTGCTGCTGGGCGACGTTCTCAGTGCCCTGCTGGCGCTGGCGCTGGCCTCATGGTTGCTGGTGCTCCTGGGTCGTCCCCCTCTGCGTCCTGAAGAACCACTGATCTGGATGGGCCTGTGGATCGCGTGGCGCGCCCATCAGGGGCTGTATCCGGGCTATGGCCGTTCCCCTCAGACGGAACTGAGGTTGCATACCGTGGGCACGGTGCAGGTAGCGTTGGCCCAGCTTGCGGCAGCTTTTGCTACCCATCGTCTGGCCCCCAGCGTGACTGGCCTGATTTTGCTGTGGGCCTCACTGCTTGTGCTGGCCCTGATTTTCCGTTACGGCGTCCGTGCCCTGCTGGTGCACTGGGGCCAGTACGGCCGCGATATCAGCGTTATTGGTGCGGGGCGTACGGCGGCCCTGACCATTGCGCATCTGCGCGCCCATCCCACATACGGCCTGCGGCCTGTTGCAACTTACGATGACAATCCTGTGTTACACGGCACAGGTGTTCATGGGGTGCCGGTGGTCGGTCCGATTGCTCTGGCGCTGACCGATCCTCTCACTGAACAGGCCCTGATCACTATTCCCGGCGCACGGGCCGAAATCCAGCGTCAGCTGGTGAACAGCATCTATGCCGCGTTCCCCATTACCTGGGTGGTGCCGGACCTGTTCGGGGTGCCCAATCAGGCCCTGCAACCCCACAATATTGGTACGGTGGCCAGCCTGGAAATCCGCAACAATCTCAGGAGTGGGCGTGCGCGCCTGACCAAGGGCATGATCGATGTGTTGGCGGCGTGCATCTTGACGGCGCTGTTGCTGCCCTGTCTGCTGGTGATTGTGGTGGCGATCAAGCTCGATAGTCCTGGTCCCGCTGTATACCGTGCCCGTCGGCTGGGCCATGGCGGCCGCCCCTTTAACTGCTACAAGTTCCGCAGCATGCACAGCGACGCAGAGACCAAGTTGCGTGATGTCCTGGCAAACTGCACTGACCTGAAAGCCGAGTTTGACGCTACCCATAAACTGAAGGACGACCCACGCGTAACGCGGGTCGGGGCTTTTCTGCGCCGAACCAGTCTGGACGAGTTGCCGCAGTTGTTCAATGTTCTGCGTGGCGAGATGAGCCTGGTGGGGCCGCGGCCTATCGTCCAGGCAGAGATTGTGAAATACGGCGCGGTCTATGGGATCTATAAGCAGGTCCGCCCCGGCATGACGGGCTACTGGCAGGTCAATGGGCGCAGTGACACCACTTACGACGAGCGCGTGGGGATGGATCAGTTCTATGTGACCAACTGGAGTCCATGGCTGGATCTGTTGCTGATGATCCAAACTGTACGCGTGGTCGTGGTCGGCAAAGGAGCGTACTGA